The genomic window AAAGACTCCAGTCATTGtttgagaaaagaaagaaaagagagtaaTAGAACAGAAAGACATACTCAGCCATATGTGCTTAGggctattttgaaatgaaagagaGCGCTAAGCTGTAATTTTCAGTGCTTACCCATAAGACCAAGTTTTCATCTCCTTGAGGCCTGCTCTGATCAATTGCTTTTCTCCCAGTAATTAGTTCCAACAGAACCACCCCAAATGCATAAACATCAGTTTTATCCGACAGTTTCCCATGTTGGAAATATTCAGGAGCCAGATAGCTAAATAAGCAACAACAATAAGAACATATTCAACAAACAGATCACTGCATAAGAAAAATATGTGTTAAATTACTTTTGATATTACCCAAATGTTCCTTTGACAGACTTGCAAAGGAAAGGCAGAGAAGTCCCACGAGCCCACGTAGCGAATCCAAAATCACATAGCTGTTAACAAAATTAAATCAGTCCAACCAGATGATAGAATACATGGATTTAAAAAATGTCGTGTCAAATAAAAATAGCTACTTCTTTAATACCTATTAATGAAATACTATTTATGTGGTCCAAGTACCCATCATTTCCAAACTTTCTTTCTCACTCCCTTTAATCTTGGAGACGTAAACTATGGCTTGATTTTAGTGTCTAAATTACTATATTACTAGGGTAGTAAAAGAACTTGATCATGGTGTAATCCTATGTTCTATGGACATCTATTTTAGAGAAGTAAGAAGCAAGCATTTTACAAAGAAGTGTGATTTTAGGCGTTGAGTACACTACTCACAACTATTATTTCGATGAGTCCACTGTTTCATTTGTTAAACATAAAGATAATCCTTTGACCTTGGAATGTAATTAGATCCTCAACAGTTTGTATTCAAACAAGTTAGTTTCTATTCTTACCAAATATCTTAATCTCAGCTAATATGCTTATATCCCCAACACCCAGCAATGCACGTCCACCCATACGGATAAAACTAgtcaaaattcagattttgttgCTTAATGTGCTAGCTCTCGCATGCTATGGACTGCCATTGGTCATAATTAGGAAGGGAAAATGCTTTCAGCAAAGatactgaaaaaaaattaggtatgAATCAAGTAACAACCAAGTACCAAATTCCAGAACTAAATAGCAGTTCATGAAAAATCAGAACTGTTTGCCCAAACAATTTACACTTAGTCCACTGACCAAAGCAAATATCATAGGCCGTACCCACCctgccaacaagatatcagcATGATACGACTCCCGTATCGATGATACCGCTTAAGTACTTAACATCCTCTTTTTCTGAAATTAGCTAGTTTTCTCTATAAtaacccagcccactagcactaataactcTTTGGGCCTAAACCACTgacacaaaatatttaaatctagttACTAGTTCTAGTATGTCAGTCACATATAAGCCCATCACTCTCTTCCTCATTATCCGATATGAGACTAATGGATTTCCCATGTTTTAGGCCCTAACGCCCTTGTTAATCCATTTGCTCacatagcccaagatcaccTGGCGTGTAAGATCCATCTCACACTTCTGACTGGTAAACTAGCTCTAATATCAACGATAATGATCCAGCCaactagcactaataacttgttggacccaaaccactaacctaaaatacttaagctcaatTATTTTCTAGTGTGTCAATCACATATAAGCCTATCACACTCTCCCATATTATCCGATGTGGGGATATCAGGATGCCACAATCTCaataatttgataaagatatgtaataaacaattagaatatagtggtgccaaagaaaataaatatttttatatcatatatagtgtGTAGGGGCACAAGTATTTTTTTGATTGACCCACATCAACACGACACGACATGCCCTGTGTCGTGTTATGCCATACCAGCAAGTTCTCGACACGACCCTAAGTCACGATGCTAATATCAAGTTAATCATGACAtatgcaacttttttttttccttgttaaCATGGACTATGAATATCAGAAGCAATCAAAAGGAGAGAGAtcgaaaagagaagaaacaaccCGCACTTTGGGGCTTTTCTTGGAGGAGAGGAGAATGTTGGAGGACTTGATGTCTCGGTGGATCACGCACTTTTCGGTGCCGTAGTGCAGGTACTCCACAGCCCGCGCCGCCCCCACCGCTACCTTGTACCTCGCTGTCCAAGGCAACACTTTCCCTATATGCTactaattagcactaatttgaTGAAGAAATTAACTAAGCATTCGCAATTCTAAGTGATAAAGAACGTGGTTACAAAAGGAGAGGACTAGTACGAGAGTGGTGGAGAAGGCGATCGAGGCTACCGCCGGAAACGAACTTGTAAACAAGAAAGAGGCCGGCCTTATCGATGCAGAAGCCGATCAGGGGGACGATATTGGGGTTGCAGAGGGAGCTCGCGATCATCAACTCCCGGCAGAAAGACTTGGTGCTCTCCCTGCCCTCCCCCTCCAGCCTCTTTATCGCCACCGCCCTCCTCCGCACTCCGACCCTCCCCCTGTACACCCTGCTCAGTGGGCCCCTGCCCAGCTCCCTCCCTAACAAATAATATCACAGTTTCCACTTGATTCAATAATTACATTTAACAGTTTCCGTAGTTGGAGTAATCGAAATCAAGAATTTGGACCTGCAGAGAAGCCATAAGTGGCGGAATGTATCTCGGCGTAGCTGAACCGCACCGCCCGCGAGGCGATCGGAGAGATGCTCCTCTCGAGAAAATCCAATCTCTGCCACTGCAGAGCCTCCGGTGCAGACGGAGGCGGGGCAGCGGCCCCCTGCCTGTCATCATCATCCTCCAGACTGACGAGCAGCAGCACCGCCGAGGCGacaccggcggcggcggcggcgccgcccgcAGCCTCCACAGCCGCGGGGGGCGGGGGCGAGCCGCGGAAGCTGAGGCGGAAGGAGGAGTGCACGGAATGCAGCTCGGCGGCCCCGTCCCCCGCCGCGGCGTCGGCGAGCAGCCACGACCTGTTCTCGGCGTCGCAGCGTCCGCGGCCGTCGTCACTCCCGCCCGTCTGGCGCCTCCCTCTCCGCCGCAACGCGGCAAGACTGGACACCATTTTCTTGCAAGGAATTATCCCGTCAGAGCTGCCGCCCCTTCGCCGGTTCCGGCCGTCTCTGCGGGCAATGTAgcagccgccgccaccgccgccgccgctgctgctgtAGGAGGAGCCCATGAGGCTCCCAGCTCAAgcccaaagagagagagagagagagagagagagcgaagaaGCAGGATGCGagcataaatataaataaataaatatatatataataaagcgTTAAAGGGCGATTAATGAGCTCGACAATGTAGGGgcactttaattttattgtgtTAGCTTTGCTTGTGGGTGGGGTGTGTTGTTTTGCCTTTGGCCGCTTTTGCTTTTTCAGGGTTAAAAGGCGTGTTGGAGTGAAAATTCTGATTTACCAACAAGAGAGAAATGGAGAAGTGTGGCAGGTGGATAATAGCGGACTATTTCGGTTAGTTGGCCTGATCGGGACAGTTGATTATACTATAAAACTATCGTCGGTGTATTATATTAGGTTGAAAGATGCTGTATGTACTCTAAAATAGAGTTGACATATTATTCAAGTTTTACCaacttttttagatttttagtttaaaaaaaattaataaaattattgaaaGTGTATTGAAGTTTAAATGGATGAAATATAAGGTTTACGCTCTATTTATAGGTGTACTAGTTACACTGCtctatttagttttaaaaaattattatttgtacatTCAAAAATAAGTTATAAACCTTtgaaatatcttcttttttttttggagagagagatagtgtaacgcactggacctttgcaaattgcaaggttcgagtgtttggacgaTGCTCTGAGTTTCTCCAGACTTTTTGATGGGTCGTTGAcaatgttccgacctatggttcgaattccgagaattgtagtattttatgtagtgCTAAGCTCACCAAAGTGATAGACTTAGGCTACCCTcagattgcattctgcacgaggtgtaaccggtgacaggtcaatggttgtaccggtacacattttgtaccggtacacttttgatggctgtaccggtacacttgcagcgaatttcaaacccgaaCCTCGGGTTTACATTTTCgtaggatttgtaccggtacactttcccgtgtaccggtacactttggcagtttTGAGCAGACCGAATTGCAGGGGGTTTATCGCGTTTGTGCCACTTctatatcagcacccacgccctCTTGAGGCTTTCCTGAGCCgaggaaggaggaga from Ananas comosus cultivar F153 unplaced genomic scaffold, ASM154086v1, whole genome shotgun sequence includes these protein-coding regions:
- the LOC109704252 gene encoding probable serine/threonine-protein kinase PBL21 isoform X1 — encoded protein: MGSSYSSSGGGGGGGCYIARRDGRNRRRGGSSDGIIPCKKMVSSLAALRRRGRRQTGGSDDGRGRCDAENRSWLLADAAAGDGAAELHSVHSSFRLSFRGSPPPPAAVEAAGGAAAAAGVASAVLLLVSLEDDDDRQGAAAPPPSAPEALQWQRLDFLERSISPIASRAVRFSYAEIHSATYGFSAGRELGRGPLSRVYRGRVGVRRRAVAIKRLEGEGRESTKSFCRELMIASSLCNPNIVPLIGFCIDKAGLFLVYKFVSGGSLDRLLHHSRKVLPWTARYKVAVGAARAVEYLHYGTEKCVIHRDIKSSNILLSSKKSPKVRLCDFGFATWARGTSLPFLCKSVKGTFGYLAPEYFQHGKLSDKTDVYAFGVVLLELITGRKAIDQSRPQGDENLVLWARPLLQQGEGAMEKLLDPRIKLDSNSSNEMSRMVHAATACLSCEDSGRPSIDQVIAILQGQGNCGGDWPIFMGHGCFVGYGSTRLHGLLEMSDVKSHLALAMLGVSDSEDDDIYSQ
- the LOC109704252 gene encoding probable serine/threonine-protein kinase PBL21 isoform X2 yields the protein MGSSYSSSGGGGGGGCYIARRDGRNRRRGGSSDGIIPCKKMVSSLAALRRRGRRQTGGSDDGRGRCDAENRSWLLADAAAGDGAAELHSVHSSFRLSFRGSPPPPAAVEAAGGAAAAAGVASAVLLLVSLEDDDDRQGAAAPPPSAPEALQWQRLDFLERSISPIASRAVRFSYAEIHSATYGFSAGRELGRGPLSRVYRGRVGVRRRAVAIKRLEGEGRESTKSFCRELMIASSLCNPNIVPLIGFCIDKAGLFLVYKFVSGGSLDRLLHHSRKVLPWTARYKVAVGAARAVEYLHYGTEKCVIHRDIKSSNILLSSKKSPKLCDFGFATWARGTSLPFLCKSVKGTFGYLAPEYFQHGKLSDKTDVYAFGVVLLELITGRKAIDQSRPQGDENLVLWARPLLQQGEGAMEKLLDPRIKLDSNSSNEMSRMVHAATACLSCEDSGRPSIDQVIAILQGQGNCGGDWPIFMGHGCFVGYGSTRLHGLLEMSDVKSHLALAMLGVSDSEDDDIYSQ